From Spirosoma aerolatum, one genomic window encodes:
- a CDS encoding pyridoxamine 5'-phosphate oxidase family protein, with protein sequence MDSINQEQPETNHQDLNGTEAGKKIKELVDQNKTCYFCTKITSGQPLTTRPMSVQKVDEAGNFWFLSADDSHKNAEIQLDHRVHLLFQGSAHSDFLSIYGEATISKDKTLIKELWEPLLKTWFTEGEDDPRITVIKVDTREGYYWDNKHGNAIAFVKMAAGAIMGKTLDDSIEGKLSV encoded by the coding sequence ATGGATAGCATTAATCAAGAACAACCCGAAACCAATCACCAGGATCTGAATGGGACCGAAGCCGGAAAGAAAATCAAGGAATTGGTAGACCAGAATAAGACCTGTTATTTCTGTACGAAAATCACCTCAGGCCAACCCTTGACAACTAGGCCAATGTCGGTGCAAAAGGTGGATGAAGCCGGTAATTTCTGGTTCCTGAGCGCCGACGATAGTCATAAAAATGCGGAGATACAGCTTGACCATCGAGTTCACCTTTTATTTCAGGGCTCGGCCCATTCCGATTTTCTGAGTATCTATGGTGAGGCCACTATATCGAAAGATAAAACCCTCATCAAAGAACTCTGGGAGCCGCTGTTAAAAACGTGGTTTACCGAAGGAGAGGACGATCCGCGTATTACGGTGATCAAAGTGGACACGCGTGAGGGCTATTATTGGGACAATAAACACGGGAATGCGATAGCCTTTGTCAAAATGGCTGCCGGTGCGATTATGGGAAAAACCTTAGATGACTCAATTGAGGGTAAATTAAGTGTATAA
- a CDS encoding LytTR family DNA-binding domain-containing protein, with protein sequence MSNSLEAQLLANQFVRIHRSFIVAVSAITSYAPRHVKIAGLKLPIGRLYQKDVERILDVSKR encoded by the coding sequence ATGTCAAATTCACTGGAAGCTCAGTTACTTGCCAACCAGTTTGTTCGGATTCATCGATCATTTATTGTAGCGGTTTCGGCGATCACTAGCTATGCACCCCGCCACGTTAAAATCGCTGGTCTGAAGCTACCCATCGGCCGACTCTATCAGAAGGATGTTGAACGGATACTAGATGTATCGAAGCGGTAA
- a CDS encoding DNA/RNA non-specific endonuclease, which produces MQLVPKVIQKAVRQRLMESIPDQQETLKKIEEGKPLEAEKDENRKLAYIQRQVKCSLSVARRIADREDPANLPLNDDQRNKAESLQGDTADFVPICFLDIGRAASRSVAIVTLPDRSPKGTGFMVSPSLFLTNQHVIPSSADARNRLIEFTYELDPDKQTTPVTQFQLDPDTFYLNDSIDDLDYALVAIGPKRNGPLSVSELGFLPLVDANDKWITAGFVNIIQHPNGEFKQLVVRENRITTHSNNTLIYGTDTLPGSSGSPVFNDDWEVLALHHWGEPHRAIADLRSDGLPIPGLGNEGIRISAIIKELIDKLPTLTKAQQNLLSEALNPGFRHPSLLGASVRQPEATRAILPDPPPDPKPQLSKTPQAMLYNASNGTVSFTVPITISLSFGQVEQTVRAVSPEKNEPQEVSPEDPGAAEAIVFKPAPDYSNRKGYDPTFLGIVLPLPGLTGTQPDLAAINKQALPNRPFEFTYQNFSLVMNKKRRLPFFTAVNIDGGSVVQINRQTGAITRNESEGLEEARETWYDDPRIDPKETTQDTLYRTADFRIFQRGHLVKRTDPSWGGAERAFKGQSDTFHFTNCSPQHEKFNPINTRWAGVEDWITRVSDNENIRVTVFSGPVFGDNDPLFSNLPVPKQFWKVIVWSENGKIRSTSILADQGDLLQAAQSGREGLDDPNADSRNKFPKTYHVSIKTIEKLTGLDFGNDVRRGDSAPRGGESLEFSDVTQLQPIVFPDKGY; this is translated from the coding sequence ATGCAGCTAGTTCCTAAAGTGATTCAGAAAGCCGTCCGGCAACGATTAATGGAGTCGATTCCGGACCAACAGGAAACGCTAAAGAAAATTGAGGAAGGTAAGCCACTTGAGGCTGAGAAAGACGAAAACCGAAAATTGGCTTATATTCAGCGACAGGTTAAATGCAGTTTATCGGTTGCCCGTCGGATTGCAGATAGAGAAGATCCTGCCAATCTGCCGCTCAATGACGACCAGCGGAACAAAGCGGAGAGCTTGCAGGGAGATACTGCTGATTTTGTACCCATCTGTTTTCTGGATATAGGCCGGGCTGCGTCCCGTTCGGTAGCTATTGTTACGCTGCCCGACCGCTCGCCTAAAGGAACCGGCTTTATGGTTTCGCCAAGTCTTTTTCTCACCAATCAGCACGTTATACCCTCTTCGGCCGATGCCCGTAACCGGCTGATCGAGTTTACCTATGAACTTGATCCCGATAAACAGACCACCCCCGTCACCCAGTTTCAGCTTGATCCCGATACGTTTTATCTCAATGATTCAATCGACGATCTGGACTATGCTCTCGTGGCAATAGGGCCGAAGCGTAATGGGCCTCTATCGGTTAGCGAGCTGGGCTTTTTGCCACTTGTCGATGCGAATGATAAATGGATTACGGCAGGATTTGTTAATATCATACAGCATCCTAACGGAGAATTTAAACAGTTGGTTGTTCGCGAAAACCGAATTACAACCCACAGCAACAATACGCTGATTTATGGTACAGATACATTGCCCGGATCGTCAGGATCCCCCGTATTTAATGACGACTGGGAGGTGCTGGCTCTCCATCATTGGGGTGAACCGCACCGGGCTATCGCTGATTTACGTTCGGATGGCCTGCCTATTCCGGGTTTGGGAAACGAAGGCATTCGGATAAGTGCAATTATTAAGGAACTGATTGATAAACTGCCAACTTTAACGAAAGCGCAACAGAATCTGCTTAGTGAGGCTCTCAACCCAGGGTTTCGCCATCCTAGTCTGTTAGGCGCTTCCGTTCGCCAGCCGGAGGCTACTCGTGCCATACTGCCTGATCCTCCGCCTGATCCTAAACCCCAACTCTCTAAAACCCCCCAAGCTATGTTGTACAATGCCAGTAATGGAACGGTTTCGTTTACAGTACCTATCACTATTTCATTGAGTTTTGGTCAGGTAGAACAAACAGTACGAGCGGTATCGCCCGAAAAAAATGAACCTCAGGAGGTATCACCCGAAGACCCGGGTGCTGCTGAGGCTATTGTGTTTAAGCCTGCCCCTGACTATAGTAATCGAAAAGGATACGATCCCACCTTTTTGGGCATTGTCTTGCCTTTACCAGGCTTAACAGGTACACAACCAGATCTGGCTGCTATTAATAAGCAAGCCCTGCCCAACCGGCCTTTTGAGTTTACATACCAGAATTTTAGCCTGGTCATGAATAAGAAGCGTAGACTTCCGTTTTTTACAGCCGTTAATATCGATGGCGGATCCGTCGTGCAAATTAATCGCCAGACGGGGGCCATTACCCGAAACGAAAGTGAAGGGTTGGAAGAAGCCCGGGAAACCTGGTATGATGATCCCCGTATTGATCCGAAGGAAACGACTCAGGATACACTTTATCGAACGGCGGACTTTCGTATTTTCCAACGTGGGCATCTGGTTAAACGTACCGACCCCTCGTGGGGAGGAGCAGAACGGGCGTTCAAAGGCCAGTCCGACACATTTCATTTTACAAACTGTAGTCCGCAACACGAAAAATTTAACCCTATCAATACGCGTTGGGCGGGTGTTGAAGATTGGATTACCCGAGTAAGCGATAATGAAAACATTCGGGTAACTGTGTTTAGTGGGCCTGTTTTTGGCGACAATGATCCGCTTTTCAGCAATTTACCCGTCCCTAAGCAGTTTTGGAAAGTGATTGTTTGGTCTGAGAATGGCAAAATTCGATCAACCAGTATTTTGGCCGATCAGGGCGATTTACTACAGGCGGCTCAATCGGGAAGGGAAGGTCTTGATGATCCGAATGCTGATTCCAGAAATAAGTTTCCTAAAACATATCATGTTTCGATCAAAACTATTGAAAAGCTAACGGGGCTGGATTTTGGAAATGATGTTCGACGGGGTGATTCGGCTCCACGCGGGGGGGAGTCATTGGAGTTTTCGGACGTCACTCAGTTACAGCCGATTGTTTTTCCTGATAAGGGGTATTAA